One segment of Chionomys nivalis chromosome 3, mChiNiv1.1, whole genome shotgun sequence DNA contains the following:
- the Mmp17 gene encoding matrix metalloproteinase-17 translates to MGHRPRGPGSPRGPGPPSPGPRLPPLLLLLSLAAHGGCAAPAPRAEDLSLGVEWLSRFGYLPPADPATGQLQTQEELSKAITAMQQFGGLETTGILDEATLALMKTPRCSLPDLPLGAHARRKRQIPPPTKWSKRNLSWRVRTFPRDSPLGRDTVRALMYYALKVWSDITPLNFHEVAGNAADIQIDFSKADHNDGYPFDGPGGTVAHAFFPGDHHTAGDTHFDDDEAWTFRSSDAHGMDLFAVAVHEFGHAIGLSHVAAPSSIMQPYYQGPVGDPLRYGLPYEDRVRVWQLYGVRESVSPTAQLDTPEPEEPPLLPDPPSNRSSTPPQKDMPHRCTAHFDAVAQIRGEAFFFKGKYFWRLTRDRHLVSLQPAQMHRFWRGLPLHLDSVDAVYERTSDHKIVFFKGDRYWVFKDNNVEEGYPRPVSDFSLPPGGIDAVFSWAHNDRTYFFKDQLYWRYDDHTRRMDPGYPAQGPLWRGVPSMLDDAMRWSDGASYFFRGQEYWKVLDGELEAAPGYPQSTARDWLVCGEPLADAEEVGPGPQGRSGAQDSLAVCSCTSDAHKSSSPSLLLLPPLLWGVWTSVSARAS, encoded by the exons GAATGGCTGAGCAGGTTCGGATACCTGCCTCCTGCAGACCCAGCAACAGGACAGCTACAGACCCAGGAGGAACTATCCAAGGCCATTACTGCCATGCAGCAGTTTGGCGGCCTGGAGACCACCGGCATCCTGG ATGAGGCCACTCTGGCCCTGATGAAGACCCCTCGCTGCTCCCTTCCGGACCTGCCCCTTGGGGCCCATGCAAGAAGGAAGCGACAGATTCCGCCACCAACCAAATGGAGCAAGAGGAACCTTTCTTGGAG GGTCCGGACCTTCCCACGAGACTCACCCCTGGGCCGGGATACTGTGCGGGCACTCATGTACTACGCCCTCAAAGTCTGGAGTGACATCACACCCTTGAACTTCCACGAGGTAGCAGGCAACGCGGCTGACATCCAGATCGACTTCTCCAAGGCCGACCACAATGATGGCTACCCCTTTGATGGCCCCGGGGGCACAGTGGCCCATGCGTTCTTCCCCGGTGACCACCACACGGCAGGGGATACCCACTTTGATGATGACGAGGCATGGACCTTCCGTTCCTCAG ATGCCCATGGGATGGACCTGTTTGCAGTGGCTGTCCATGAATTTGGTCATGCCATTGGTCTGAGCCATGTTGCTGCCCCAAGCTCCATCATGCAACCATATTACCAGGGCCCCGTCGGTGACCCACTCCGCTACGGGCTTCCCTACGAGGACAGGGTGCGTGTCTGGCAATTATATG GTGTGCGGGAGTCCGTGTCTCCTACTGCACAGCTGGATACTCCAGAGCCTGAGGAACCACCCCTCCTGCCGGATCCCCCCAGCAATCGGTCTAGCACCCC GCCCCAGAAGGACATGCCTCATAGGTGCACTGCCCACTTTGATGCCGTGGCCCAGATCCGAGGTGAAGCCTTCTTCTTCAAAG GCAAGTACTTCTGGCGGCTGACCCGGGATCGGCACTTGGTGTCCCTGCAGCCAGCTCAAATGCATCGCTTTTGGCGGGGCCTGCCGCTGCACCTGGACAGTGTGGATGCCGTGTATGAGCGTACCAGCGATCACAAGATTGTCTTTTTCAAAG GAGACAGATACTGGGTGTTTAAGGACAACAACGTAGAGGAAGGGTACCCGCGACCTGTCTCCGACTTCAGCCTCCCGCCAGGTGGCATCGATGCTGTCTTCTCCTGGGCCCACAATGACAGGACTTATTTCTTTAAGGACCAGCTGTACTGGCGCTATGATGACCACACACGGCGCATGGACCCTGGCTACCCTGCCCAGGGCCCCCTGTGGAGGGGTGTCCCCAGCATGCTGGATGACGCCATGCGCTGGTCTGATG GTGCATCCTATTTCTTCCGAGGCCAGGAGTACTGGAAGGTGCTGGATGGCGAGCTGGAGGCAGCACCTGGGTACCCCCAGTCTACAGCCCGGGACTGGCTGGTGTGTGGCGAGCCGCTGGCAGATGCGGAGGAAGTCGGGCCTGGACCCCAGGGCCGCAGTGGGGCCCAGGACAGCCTGGCAGTGTGCTCCTGCACTTCAGATGCACACAAGTCTTCATCGCCATCTCTACTGTTGTTGCCGCCACTGCTGTGGGGCGTGTGGACCTCTGTCTCCGCAAGGGCATCCTGA